The Candidatus Methylomirabilis limnetica DNA segment AGGCTCGGGTGTGGCCATCGAAGAACATCTCCTGTCGCTCGTACGGATAGGCCCGCACAAAGGGCATGCCCGAATAGCGCGATCGCATACAGAAGAGCTTGACCTGCCGCTCCTCTCCTGCCATGCGGACCCAGGCAGCTCCCCAGTCGACTTCCGCCTCCTGCGCGAGCTCCGGGTCTAAGGGGATGACCGCTGTGACTGTCGGCCATCCCAGCCGAGCCTTCTGCTCCCGCACCCATCGTCTAACTGTCGACTCCGCACCCGGAAAGGCATACTCTTCGACCAGTCGGGTCCAGATCCGGTGCGCCGTGTGGCGATGCTTCTTGGGGGTCTCCTGATCCGTGCGGAGCCAGCCCTCGATGATGGCGGCGACCGAGTCCATCACCCGGGAGGCCGGTTCGTGCCTCCTCCGGTACTTAGGCTCCCAGCCAGCTAGAACCTTGCGGATCGTTTTGCGTGTATGCCCAGTCTCCCGCGCGATCTGACGAATACTCTTCTGATACACCCGAGCGGCCGTCCTGATGAGCTCGTACTGATCCATCCCTAGCACTCCTCTCCCTCCCTGTCTCTGGTGTGGTCTTGCTCGAACACACGAGAAACAGCGAGCGTATCAGAGTGGGCTCCTTTTGCTCGATCATTGCCGTGTTAGGTGGGTCCCTTTTACTCTAGCGAAATCAATTGTTTGTCAAGCGGCTGCTTGTTGCTGATACAGGTACTTCTGGAAGCCTGTGAAGACACTCCCAATCTCATCCGGCCTGCCCAGATCGGCCACGGCGTCGGCGATGGAGTTGTGATGCTTGAGCCGCAAGAGGGGAGTGAGCTTGTCCTGATCAAGTTCTTCCACCCCGACGCTGACGTAGTGTGACAGCACAAAATCGAGAAACACCTGCTGCTTGCTGTTGAAATGCGTGCTGATAACGACCTTGGCCCTTACGGCCCGTTCTTCGCGGGTGAGCGGGGGCAGGGCATAGGCCACATGCGCCAGCACGTCGAACAGGTCGCTCTTCTGCGCGTCGATGATCTTCTGCATCTCAGCCAGTTGCTCACCGCCAAAGCCCTTCTCGGCGAGACCCTGCAAGAGCTTCTTCCGCGTCTCCGGCGCGCTCCAGAGGGCGCGTAGTTCAGCCTCGTTCTTGAAGAACTCCGGCAGCCTCCCGAACAGCAGTTCCATGAACTGCTGCGCGGACATGGGCGTGCCGTCAGGGTGCCAGAAAGTCGTGCACGTCATGTGCTGGATGGTGCGCGCCCTGCCATCGGCGAGCTTCACCTTGATCTTCGGGCGTCTGCTGCTGTCCAGCGCTGGGTCGCGTACCAGCAAAGGCGGATCCGGTGGAGATGCCTCATACCTTTGCTCCTTCGCCTCCGGTTCGATTGGTTCGCCGTCCCATTCCGGATCGCTGAAGTGATGATGCGCCTTCACGAAGTCGTAGATCGTGAAGGAGTCCTTGCCGTCGTAGAGCCGCGTGCCGCGTCCGATGATCTGCTTGAACTCGATCATCGAGTTGATCGGTCGCATCAAGACGATGTTGCGGATGTTGCGAGCGTCCACACCGGTGGACAGTTTCTGTGAGGTCGTCAGGATCGTGGGGATCGTCTTCTCGTTGTCCTGAAAGTCGCGCAGGTGCTGCTCGCCGAGATCACCGTCGTTGGCCGTGACCCGCTGGCAGTAGTTCGGGTCTTTGCTCGTCTTCACCTGATTGACGAGGTCGCGGACGGCCAGCGCGTGATCCTGCGTGGCGCAGAACACCAGTGCCTTCTCCTTCTGGTTGATCTGGTCCATGAAGACCTTCACGCGGTGGGCTTCGCGTTCCTTGATCTCGATGATCTTATTGAAGTCGGTCTCTGTGTAACGCTTCCCGGTTTCGACCTCGCCCTCGATCAGCGTGTCGTCGGGCGTATAGACATACTCGTCGAGCGTCGTGGAGATCTGCTTCACCTTGAACGGCGTGAGGAACCCGTCGTTGATGCCTTCCTTGAGCGAGTAGATGTAGACCGGCTCGCCGAAATAGGCGTAGGTGTCTACGTTGTCCTTGCGCTTGGGCGTGGCGGTGAGGCCGAGCTGCACCGCCGGGGCGAAGTATTCGAGGATGCCGCGCCAGTTACTCTCGTCGTTCGCGCCGCCGCGATGGCACTCGTCGATGACGATAAAGTCGAAGAAGTCCGGCGGGTATTCGCCGAAGTAGGGCGACGGGTGGTCGTCTTTCGGCGGGCCGCTCATGAAGGTCTGGAAGATGGTGAAGAACAGGCTGCCGTTCTTCGGTACCTTGCCCTTCTTGCGGATGTCCTCCGGCGCGATCCGCACCATCGCATCCTCTGGGAAGGCGGAAAAGGCGTTATAGGCTTGGTTGGCGAGGATGTTGCGGTCGGCAAGGAAGAGGATGCGTGGGCGGCGCGAGGGCTCGCGGCTCAGGTTCCAGCGGCTGTGGAACAGCTTCCACGCGACCTGAAACGCGATGAAGGTCTTGCCTGTGCCGGTGGCGAGGGTGAGCAGGATGCGCTGCCGATCCTCTGCGATGGCCTCCATCGTCCGCTCGACAGCGATGTCCTGGTAATAGCGGCTGGGGTGCGAGCCGCCTTTGTCCTCGAACGGCACAGCGGCGAAGCGGTCGCGCCACGTATTCGCTGCGGCGAACGTCGCCGCCCAGAGCTCGTCCGGCGTGGGGTAGTGCGGCAGCTCGCCTTCTTTGCCGGTCTGCATGTCGATGCCGTAGATGCCCTGTCCGTTGGTGGAATAGGTGAAGCGGATAGCCATCCTGCCGGCATAGCTCTTCGCCTGACCCACGCCCTCGGTCAGCTCTTCGTCCCACGCTTTAGCTTCGACCACGGCCAGCTTGTGGTTGCGGTAGACCAGCACGTAGTCGGCGATCTCCGGCTTGCCGCGCCGCCCGTGGCCTTCGAGACGGCCTTGCGTGATGCGGTACTCGCGCAGGATCTTGCTGCCCTCGGCGACACCCCAGCCCGCCGCTTTCAGCGCGGGATCAATGTGCTCGGCGCGGGTCTCGGCTTCGTTCATGGTTTCGGGCGCCTGGTTGTTTTCGGCTTCGACAGCTTCTTCACCTCGTCCTCGAGTTGCTTGAGGGTGTCGGCCTCCGACTCGTCTTCGAGTTGGGCACGCCGCCTGGCAGCGAAGCGGTCATACTCCTGCTCCGCGATGGCGTCTGCCTGTTCGCGACTGACCTTGCCGGCGTCGGGCAGGATGGCGCGCTCGTTCAACCGCAGGAAATCCTCGAGCCGACTCTGCCAGTTGTGCAGGAAGATCTGCTTGCGCCGCCTGGCCTGATCCTCGGCGAAATCGAGGAACATGACGACGATGCGGTTCAGCTCGTTGATCTCGGCCTCGCGCAGGTAGTTCTTGGCCACGGTCACATCGCCCTTGCGGACCACGCCGCTCTTCCACGCTGTCAGCCCCATGTTGGGCTGGGCGGAGTCGGCCCGTTCGGCGATCAGTTCAGGCGCGGTCTTGCCGGTGGCGGCGAAGTGCAGCTTGTTCTGCACCGTCTGGAAGAAAACCTGCGTCTCCGGCTCGGAGGGCGAATAGTCGGCGGCCAGCGCGAGGATCTCCCGCACGCGCAGATACACCCGGCGCTCGCTGGAGCGAATGTCGCGGATGCGCTCCAGCAACTCGTCGAAGTAATCCGTATGTCCCTTGCCCGGCGGATTCTTGAGCCGCTCGTCGTCCATAGTGAATCCCTTGACGAGATACTCGTTCAAGCGCGCCGTCGCCCATTGGCGGAACTGGGTGCC contains these protein-coding regions:
- the hsdR gene encoding EcoAI/FtnUII family type I restriction enzme subunit R, with amino-acid sequence MNEAETRAEHIDPALKAAGWGVAEGSKILREYRITQGRLEGHGRRGKPEIADYVLVYRNHKLAVVEAKAWDEELTEGVGQAKSYAGRMAIRFTYSTNGQGIYGIDMQTGKEGELPHYPTPDELWAATFAAANTWRDRFAAVPFEDKGGSHPSRYYQDIAVERTMEAIAEDRQRILLTLATGTGKTFIAFQVAWKLFHSRWNLSREPSRRPRILFLADRNILANQAYNAFSAFPEDAMVRIAPEDIRKKGKVPKNGSLFFTIFQTFMSGPPKDDHPSPYFGEYPPDFFDFIVIDECHRGGANDESNWRGILEYFAPAVQLGLTATPKRKDNVDTYAYFGEPVYIYSLKEGINDGFLTPFKVKQISTTLDEYVYTPDDTLIEGEVETGKRYTETDFNKIIEIKEREAHRVKVFMDQINQKEKALVFCATQDHALAVRDLVNQVKTSKDPNYCQRVTANDGDLGEQHLRDFQDNEKTIPTILTTSQKLSTGVDARNIRNIVLMRPINSMIEFKQIIGRGTRLYDGKDSFTIYDFVKAHHHFSDPEWDGEPIEPEAKEQRYEASPPDPPLLVRDPALDSSRRPKIKVKLADGRARTIQHMTCTTFWHPDGTPMSAQQFMELLFGRLPEFFKNEAELRALWSAPETRKKLLQGLAEKGFGGEQLAEMQKIIDAQKSDLFDVLAHVAYALPPLTREERAVRAKVVISTHFNSKQQVFLDFVLSHYVSVGVEELDQDKLTPLLRLKHHNSIADAVADLGRPDEIGSVFTGFQKYLYQQQAAA
- a CDS encoding virulence RhuM family protein encodes the protein MPDNEAPQSSIILYQTEDGQTRIQCRFENDTIWLTQALLAELFQKDVRTINEHLVNIFEEGELSREATIRKFRIVRLEGTREVVREVEHYSLPAILAVGYRVRSPRGTQFRQWATARLNEYLVKGFTMDDERLKNPPGKGHTDYFDELLERIRDIRSSERRVYLRVREILALAADYSPSEPETQVFFQTVQNKLHFAATGKTAPELIAERADSAQPNMGLTAWKSGVVRKGDVTVAKNYLREAEINELNRIVVMFLDFAEDQARRRKQIFLHNWQSRLEDFLRLNERAILPDAGKVSREQADAIAEQEYDRFAARRRAQLEDESEADTLKQLEDEVKKLSKPKTTRRPKP